The genomic DNA GGCGTAAGAAGAATACCGTATTTAGGAAATAAAATGCCTGCTGCTAAAGGTATAGCTATTAAATTGTAACCAAAAGCCCATGTTAGATTTTGCTTTATTTTTCTTATGGTTTTTTTTGCAAGATTTAAGGAGTAAGGTAATCCATTGAGTTGATCTCCCATCATTACTACATCTGCATTTGCTTTGGCTATTTGAGTTCCCGATCCCACTGCAATTCCCAAGTCTGAGGATGCTAAAGCTGGGACATCATTAATACCATCACCAATCATTGCTACTTTATTATTTATTTTTAAATTTTCTATAGTCTTCAATTTCATTTCAGGAAGAAGATCCCATTTCACTTCTGTTTCTTTACAACCAATTTTTTTTGCTAAAGCTAAAACTGTTTGTTTTCTATCTCCACTTAAAATATTAATTTTAAATTTGTTTTCTCTCAAATTTTGAACTGTTTTAATTGAATCATCTCTGAGTAAATCTCCTAATAAAATGAAGCCTAGTAAATTATTTTTGATACTTACTCCAATGATAGTGTTCGTTTTTGTCTCTTCATTTTCAATGATTTTTTTTGCATCACCATCAATAATTATTCCTTTGCTTAGTAGCCATTCAATGTTTCCAATATGAATAAGTCCATCAATTGAATCAAGTTCTCCAGAAATACCTCGACCTGTATGGGTGAAAATTTTTTTTATTGGTAATAAACTCAAATTTTGTTTTTTTGCCTCTTGAATTAAGGCATCCGCGATTGGATGCCTGCTTTCCTTTTCTAAACTGGCAGCTATTCTTAATAAAAATGAATGATCATTATTATTTTTATAATCAACAATAAAAGGCTTACCTTTTGTTAAAGTACCTGTCTTATCAAAAATAATGAGATTAATTTTTGAAGCCATCTCTATTTTGTCTCCGCCTTTAAATAAAACCCCTTTTTTTGCTGCTTTACCTGATGCGACAGTTATTACAGTTGGGGTGGCTAAACCTAATGCACAAGGACAAGCTATTACTAAAACTGCAATTGATAATTGAATTGCTAAACTCAGGAAATTTTCAGCATTACTACCAAGCGAACTATGAAGTGTGTGGCTTGAGTGAGTGATGAATTCATTATTATGACTTAATAAATCAGGCCAAATGTTTCTTGCTCCTTTCCACCAAAAGAAAAAAGTTAAAGTAGCAAAAATAAGGACAAAGTAAGTAAATTTGCCTGCAATTTCATCAGCAAGTCTTTGAATGCGAGGTTTTCTAGCATTCACAGACTCAATAAGACTTACTAATTTTGCAAGAGAAGATTCTCCTCCGACTTTTTTTACTTTAAGTCTAAGAGTTGAATTAAGATTTAAAGATCCACTAGATAGATTTTCTCCAGCTTTTACTTCGATAGGTTTGGATTCTCCAGTAATATGTGAAACATCAACATATGAATTACCGCGAGTAACAATGCAGTCAGCAGGTACTCTGTCTCCTGCTAAAACTTGAATTTCTTGACCAGGTCTTAAAGTGTTTACTCTTATTGACTTTATTTGATT from Prochlorococcus marinus XMU1402 includes the following:
- a CDS encoding heavy metal translocating P-type ATPase, which gives rise to MESIQLNITGMKCGGCVTTVEKILNNSDGIENVSVNLLTNSAYFEITQKHIELETVLENLRENGFPSKIYINDFSKKINQAELEKKKKWNSQWKKLTFALLLLVFSGLGHLAEGRYINFPILGNIFFHASLATIALLFPGREIIINGFKSFIKNHPDMDSLVALGVTSAYSTSLLSLVFPTTGFPCFFNEPVMLLGFILIGRFLEERARYQTGSSIGELLDLQPEIANIFTKDNQIKSIRVNTLRPGQEIQVLAGDRVPADCIVTRGNSYVDVSHITGESKPIEVKAGENLSSGSLNLNSTLRLKVKKVGGESSLAKLVSLIESVNARKPRIQRLADEIAGKFTYFVLIFATLTFFFWWKGARNIWPDLLSHNNEFITHSSHTLHSSLGSNAENFLSLAIQLSIAVLVIACPCALGLATPTVITVASGKAAKKGVLFKGGDKIEMASKINLIIFDKTGTLTKGKPFIVDYKNNNDHSFLLRIAASLEKESRHPIADALIQEAKKQNLSLLPIKKIFTHTGRGISGELDSIDGLIHIGNIEWLLSKGIIIDGDAKKIIENEETKTNTIIGVSIKNNLLGFILLGDLLRDDSIKTVQNLRENKFKINILSGDRKQTVLALAKKIGCKETEVKWDLLPEMKLKTIENLKINNKVAMIGDGINDVPALASSDLGIAVGSGTQIAKANADVVMMGDQLNGLPYSLNLAKKTIRKIKQNLTWAFGYNLIAIPLAAGILFPKYGILLTPSIAALLMATSSITVVINALSLE